In the genome of Mytilus edulis chromosome 3, xbMytEdul2.2, whole genome shotgun sequence, one region contains:
- the LOC139516937 gene encoding homeobox protein MSH-C-like isoform X1: MQNSMDMLASFFAGSYAVYNRMNPQRRQELYSNFGYYPTQIPQLIPLQTVSNAQLSSPPESELSERKTKNDEERKGKLDETPSTSKEKMKFSIDSILNDSREVAHATTKNIVGQANINVVDSDETDDEDDSLPWLQCTRYKPPKLPRSKRKDCIKKRKLGRNPRVPFTQHQVAALEQKFRRTQYLSSMDVAELSTLLNLTETRVKIWFQNRRARERRDREAAQRGQIIQNKQSTATFSGMLWPFSNNVRTPTPPQTFQFGNPTSNSIK, from the exons ATGCAAAATAGCATGGACATGCTCGCTTCTTTTTTCGCTGGTAGTTACGCAGTTTACAATAGAATGAATCCCCAAAGAAGACAAGAACTTTACTCCAATTTCGGGTACTATCCCACACAAATACCACAACTCATTCCGTTACAGACAGTCAGTAATGCACAGCTATCTTCGCCACCTGAAAGTGAGCTTagtgaaagaaaaacaaaaaatgacgaaGAAAGAAAAGGGAAACTAGACGAAACTCCGTCAACTAGTAAAGAAAAAATGAAGTTTTCAATTGACAGTATATTGAATGACTCAAGAGAGGTAGCACACGCGACGACTAAGAATATCGTTGGACAAGCAAATATAAATGTGGTAGATTCTGATGAAACAGACGATGAAGACGATAGTTTACCATGGTTACAGTGCACGAGATATAAACCACCAAAACTACCAA gaAGCAAAAGGAAAGATTGTATTAAGAAAAGAAAGCTTGGTCGAAACCCCAGAGTTCCTTTTACACAACACCAAGTAGCGGCATTAGAGCAGAAATTTCGTCGAACACAGTACCTTAGTAGTATGGATGTTGCTGAGTTATCTACTCTGTTGAATCTTACAGAAACAAGG gtGAAGATATGGTTTCAGAACAGACGTGCGCGTGAAAGACGAGACCGTGAAGCTGCACAAAGAGGACAAATAATCCAGAACAAACAATCAACAGCCACGTTTTCTGGAATGCTATGGCCGTTCTCTAACAATGTAAGAACGCCGACGCCTCCACAGACATTCCAATTCGGTAATCCAACAAGTAACTCCataaaatga
- the LOC139516937 gene encoding homeobox protein MSH-C-like isoform X2 has protein sequence MQNSMDMLASFFAGSYAVYNRMNPQRRQELYSNFGYYPTQIPQLIPLQTVSNAQLSSPPESELSERKTKNDEERKGKLDETPSTSKEKMKFSIDSILNDSREVAHATTKNIVGQANINVVDSDETDDEDDSLPWLQCTRYKPPKLPSNKRKDCIKKRKLGRNPRVPFTQHQVAALEQKFRRTQYLSSMDVAELSTLLNLTETRVKIWFQNRRARERRDREAAQRGQIIQNKQSTATFSGMLWPFSNNVRTPTPPQTFQFGNPTSNSIK, from the exons ATGCAAAATAGCATGGACATGCTCGCTTCTTTTTTCGCTGGTAGTTACGCAGTTTACAATAGAATGAATCCCCAAAGAAGACAAGAACTTTACTCCAATTTCGGGTACTATCCCACACAAATACCACAACTCATTCCGTTACAGACAGTCAGTAATGCACAGCTATCTTCGCCACCTGAAAGTGAGCTTagtgaaagaaaaacaaaaaatgacgaaGAAAGAAAAGGGAAACTAGACGAAACTCCGTCAACTAGTAAAGAAAAAATGAAGTTTTCAATTGACAGTATATTGAATGACTCAAGAGAGGTAGCACACGCGACGACTAAGAATATCGTTGGACAAGCAAATATAAATGTGGTAGATTCTGATGAAACAGACGATGAAGACGATAGTTTACCATGGTTACAGTGCACGAGATATAAACCACCAAAACTACCAAGTAA CAAAAGGAAAGATTGTATTAAGAAAAGAAAGCTTGGTCGAAACCCCAGAGTTCCTTTTACACAACACCAAGTAGCGGCATTAGAGCAGAAATTTCGTCGAACACAGTACCTTAGTAGTATGGATGTTGCTGAGTTATCTACTCTGTTGAATCTTACAGAAACAAGG gtGAAGATATGGTTTCAGAACAGACGTGCGCGTGAAAGACGAGACCGTGAAGCTGCACAAAGAGGACAAATAATCCAGAACAAACAATCAACAGCCACGTTTTCTGGAATGCTATGGCCGTTCTCTAACAATGTAAGAACGCCGACGCCTCCACAGACATTCCAATTCGGTAATCCAACAAGTAACTCCataaaatga